CGCGCGAGCCGCCGATACAGCACCAGCCGCTCGTTCTCATCCGAAACGTATGCCGCCGGGATGTACGCCGGCACCGAAATCTTGAGCTCCGGCTCGAAGTCGGGGCGATGCGGCTCGCCGCGCAATTCCGCGATCGCCTCTTCCATCATCTCGGTGTAAAGCTCGAAACCGACCGCCACGATCTCGCCCGATTGCTCGCTGCCCAAAAGATTGCCCGCGCCGCGATGCTCCAAATCGGCCAGCGCCAGCTTGAATCCGCCGCCGCCGCTCTCGCTCTCGACCAGCTCGCGCAGCGCGTCGATTCGCCGCTTCGCATCGCGCGTGATGATGTGCTCGCCCGGAATCAGCAGATACGCGTACGCCTTCTGCCGCGAGCGCCCGACCCGTCCGCGCAGTTGATAAAGCTGCGCCAGGCCGAAGTGATCGGCGCGATTGATGATCATCGTGTTGGCGTTCGGGATGTCCAGCCCCGATTCGATAATCGCGCTGCACACCAGCACGTTGATGCGCTTCTCAATAAAATCCCGCATCACGTTTTCGAGTTGGCGCTCGTTCATCTGGCCGTGCGCGATCGCGAGCTTCGCCTCCGGCACCAGCGCCCGCAGATGTCCCGCCATGTAGTCGATATTCTCGACGCGATTGTGCACGAAAAATACCTGGCCGCCGCGATTCAGTTCGCGCAGCATCGCGTCGCGAATCGTGTCGTCGTCGAAGTGCGCGACGAACGTCCGAATCAGTTGCCGATCCGGCGGCGCCGTCTGAATCACCGACAGATCCCGGATTCCCAGCATCGCCATGTGCAGCGTGCGCGGAATCGGCGTCGCCGTCATCGTCAGCACCGGCACCAGCTTTTTGAGTTTCTTGATGCGCTCCTTGTCGGCCACGCCGAATCGATGCTCTTCGTCGATCACCAGCAGGCCCAGCCGCGGGAACTGCACGTCGCTCGAGAGCAGGCGATGCGTCCCCACGACGATATCGACCTTGCCGCGCGCCACTTCCTCGATCGTCGCGCGATTTTCCTTCTGGCTGCGGAATCGCGAAACCATCTCGACCCGCACCGGATAATCCTTGAAGCGTTCGCGAAACGTATTCCAATGCTGCTCCGCGAGAATCGTCGTCGGCACCAGCACCGCGATCTGCCGCCCGTCCATCGCCGCGATAAACGCCGCGCGCAGCGCAACTTCCGTCTTGCCAAAGCCGGCGTCGCCGCAGATCAATCGATCCATCGGCTTTGCCCGCGTCAGATCCCGGATCACATCATCGATCGCCGCCTGCTGATCGGGCGTCTCCTCGAATTCGAATCGCTCCGCGAAATCGGCATAGTCGCCCCCGGGCTGCGGATACGCATGACCCTCGAGCACCTCGCGCGCGGCATAGATATCCAGCAACTCGGCCGCCATCGCGAGCACCGCCTGCCTGGTGCGCCGCTTGACCTTCTCCCACGAGCCGCTGCCCAGCTTGTCGAGCTTGGGCTCGCCATCGTCGCCGCCGATATACCGCTGGACGAGATTTATCCGCTCGACCGGCACGTACATCGTATCGTTGCCCGCATATTCGAGATGCAAAAAATCGCCCTCGACTTCCGCGACCTTCAGATGCTTGAGTCCGCGATACTTCGCGATTCCGTGATCGATATGCACCACGTGATCGTCGGGCTTCAGTTCCTGCAAGTTCAGCAGCGCGCCTTTGCCGGTCTCGCGCCGACGCCGCCGCACGCGCGGCTCGCCGAAAATCTCCTCTTCGCTGTAGATGTAAAGTCCGTCAGCCTGCATCACGACGCCGGCCGAAATTTCACCCTCGATTATCGCCGGCCGATAATCGGGCCATTCGAGCAACGCGCCAAAAGTTTTGCATTCCGTGTTGACATCGACTTCCCACGCTTCGAGATGACGCTTTAGCCGCGCGACCTGGTTAGGCCCCTCGACCACCATCAGCGCCCGTCCCTGTCCGCGCTGGATATTCTTGAGCTCGATCGCGAGCGGCTCGAAACTCGGCGGCGTTCGCGCCCCGCTCAGATTGTTCGCGCCCAGCTTCAGGCTCGGTTGCGTTTTGATTTCGACCGGTGCGGCCCATCCCTCGCGCGGCGCCGTCATCGTGACCAGCGACCCGACTTCCACCGCGGTGAATTTACCGAGCGCGCCCTCGAACACATCGATCGACAGGAACAACGATTCGACCGCGGGATGAAACGCCGGCTTCTGGATCGCAGCCGTCGTCTCCCGCGTGATCGTGTCGCTGAATCGATTCGCCTCCGCGAGTATCCGTCCGGGATCGATCATCCACAGCAACGCAGTCTTCGGCATGTAATCGAAAATGCTGTCGAGCGCGCGGCCGTAAACATACGGCATCAAAAGTTCCGCGCCCGGAAACAGCAGACCGTTCTCGAGCGTCTCCGCGAGTTCCGCCGCCTCCTTGCGAATCATCCCGATCTCGGCGGCCCGCAATGCGACCGCGTCGGCGAGTTTCGGATTTTTCAGCGCCGACGGCGGCACGTATCGAGTGCGGATGATCGTCGCCTCCGTCAGCTCCTCAGCCGAGCGCTGGCTCGCCGCCTCGAAATGCCTGATCGAGATCACGACGTCGTCCTCAAGCTCGATCCGAATCGGATCGTTGTATAGCGGCGAGTACGCATCGACGATTCCGCCGCGCACGCTGAAGTCGCCGGGCTCTTCGGTTTGCGGCACGCGCTGATATCCGCACGACGCCAGCGCATCGATCAGAATCTCGAAATCCAGCCGGTCGCCAATCGCCAACTTGATTATCGATTCGTTGAAAATCGCGCGCGGAATGGTGCGCGTCATCAGCGCTTCCGCCGAAGTCACGACCAGCGGCGCAGTTTGCCGCAGCAGCGCGTAGAGCGCGCCAAGCTGCGACGCCTGCGCATCCGGTGGCGGGGACAACTGCGCCATCGGCTTCACTTCCCACGAGCGCATCAGATGCACCCGGCGCGTCGCCGAGTCCGCCGTCTGCGGCTCATCGAGAAAGAACCCTACCTCGGCAGCGAGCGCCTCCGCTTCCGACTGCAGCGACGCGATCACCACGACCGGACGGCGGAGTCGCAGCGCCATCTCGCGCAGCATCAACGCGTTCGACGCGCCGCGAAGTCCCATCACCGGGAAGCGGCGCTCGCGATTGGCGGCGAGCCGTGCTTCGAGTTCTCCCGCCGCTTCTTTCAGGCTTCGTGGCAATGTTTTCGATTCCGATGCGCAAAATCGCCCTCCGGCGATGCGTCCCACAGAGGCGCACACGCTGGCAGCGTGCTCACATCATAGCAGAGAATTTGTTCTGAGCAGCTTCGCGCGACGGCTCGGATACTCGATCAGTTGGCCGCGCTCTCCGCGCCCGGCGATGATGCGCGCGCCGGCATCGACTTGGTCGCCGGTGCAGCCGCCGTCGCCGGCGCAGGCCCATTGGCGATCGTCTCGCGATCCAGATGCATCGCGATTCTCATCGTGCGATG
This genomic interval from Candidatus Binatus sp. contains the following:
- the mfd gene encoding transcription-repair coupling factor — its product is MPRSLKEAAGELEARLAANRERRFPVMGLRGASNALMLREMALRLRRPVVVIASLQSEAEALAAEVGFFLDEPQTADSATRRVHLMRSWEVKPMAQLSPPPDAQASQLGALYALLRQTAPLVVTSAEALMTRTIPRAIFNESIIKLAIGDRLDFEILIDALASCGYQRVPQTEEPGDFSVRGGIVDAYSPLYNDPIRIELEDDVVISIRHFEAASQRSAEELTEATIIRTRYVPPSALKNPKLADAVALRAAEIGMIRKEAAELAETLENGLLFPGAELLMPYVYGRALDSIFDYMPKTALLWMIDPGRILAEANRFSDTITRETTAAIQKPAFHPAVESLFLSIDVFEGALGKFTAVEVGSLVTMTAPREGWAAPVEIKTQPSLKLGANNLSGARTPPSFEPLAIELKNIQRGQGRALMVVEGPNQVARLKRHLEAWEVDVNTECKTFGALLEWPDYRPAIIEGEISAGVVMQADGLYIYSEEEIFGEPRVRRRRRETGKGALLNLQELKPDDHVVHIDHGIAKYRGLKHLKVAEVEGDFLHLEYAGNDTMYVPVERINLVQRYIGGDDGEPKLDKLGSGSWEKVKRRTRQAVLAMAAELLDIYAAREVLEGHAYPQPGGDYADFAERFEFEETPDQQAAIDDVIRDLTRAKPMDRLICGDAGFGKTEVALRAAFIAAMDGRQIAVLVPTTILAEQHWNTFRERFKDYPVRVEMVSRFRSQKENRATIEEVARGKVDIVVGTHRLLSSDVQFPRLGLLVIDEEHRFGVADKERIKKLKKLVPVLTMTATPIPRTLHMAMLGIRDLSVIQTAPPDRQLIRTFVAHFDDDTIRDAMLRELNRGGQVFFVHNRVENIDYMAGHLRALVPEAKLAIAHGQMNERQLENVMRDFIEKRINVLVCSAIIESGLDIPNANTMIINRADHFGLAQLYQLRGRVGRSRQKAYAYLLIPGEHIITRDAKRRIDALRELVESESGGGGFKLALADLEHRGAGNLLGSEQSGEIVAVGFELYTEMMEEAIAELRGEPHRPDFEPELKISVPAYIPAAYVSDENERLVLYRRLARAQNEEDLEELRDEMRDRFGPVPTLIENLIAAMNVRRQMKQLMILSAILKGAQLEVRFHPDAPVETARLVKLADQNRGTMRLTPSYQVIVRIEPGEYEQIFAQLNGILQALAGCEKLDNWPAMKAGQVLN